From the genome of Calditrichota bacterium, one region includes:
- the sprA gene encoding cell surface protein SprA, producing the protein MSPGLVRGGGRIYRSGLLALLVSFGIARAEVGFRYVSPYDHLIDPVRFPPRIGLSSSPRDTTKIDTSAAADSAAAEADSLQPEESARYQAPSDSLLPTPSDSLPDDSLGTFAPDDTSGLLQPDTGRPAPLKDSGTLPSGTAAGVTGSDTGPPGTLSEAPADSARMRPVPVHPTIVRSLDLTIEQKSAYDSSTGYVVLTNRFPGLKQPHSGALPPDDYLRFRARAADRESRRKTVLGKYPKSVEKSGTGIDIQIPVFRSPGAQRIFGGSNIGLSVTGNIEVSGGLTTERKNEIARNQSSPTNYVFKVDQKQQFNIKGKVGEKVSVEIDQDSEKLFEFENSLRVRYKGDDDEIVKSVEAGNVDLSLRGASLISASNQHKGLFGFKTESQLGPVKLTTIASLDKGEKNEIEISGGARSGGPIAILPNTFIQYRYYFLDLDYRENFRHFDANLNHVVDTTLAPTIVRLDVYKTVIGNAPENENAVPGWAFVNPSEPYRPGMQTDDGHIKGNYLLLQPEIDYTFNRDLGYIRLTRSIDDRTTLAVSYTTSRGNFGDPSPADNTEENPFILKLIQRASPQPTDVTWPLMWRNVYDLRSTSINEEAFNGRILFRSGGQAGEGSETGIDAAGNQRTFLAIFGLDQFTTSGPGEDGRIDGKFVNFPLGELVFPDLQPFAPIGWFKGGVPRPVLLVERDSLLYYTVQQQLNQVPSDFRIEVTYSSTSATYDLGIGVLEGSEEVLLSGARLSRGTDYTVDYLSGTLTILRRDALMPGADLKIRYEKGQLFQLDTKTMLGIRAEYDLGNNSFLAGTLLNLNQKTLDTRVRVGGEPLSNTVWGLNTRLNFSAPFLTSAVNALPLLSTDAPSSIEVSAEVAQVLPNPNNLNSPATGDNSGVAYIDDFESIKRATPLGLTRRQWNHASYPTEDSRGGGRWLRQRGRVIWYEPDPVKVSEIWPDRETQAQNSTTNVLKVEFQPWWTQWGAALPDGIDPTKSWGGIMRYLGAGYSDQSQSKYIEIWLHRGTAVNGSIYIDLGRISEDVIPDGRLNSEDKPRPGFQTGDGILNPGEDTGIDGVAGTDPADAAPINGLDQPPLPSYDDFSYSFSTRSDYSHINGSEGNGSGVVLEGGYVPDTEDLNGNNFLDQNNEYFRYRIDLTEGDQNRYIVGGLGRRADGRDTGWRLYRIPLADTLGFTIGRASLTQIEFVRLWFNGLPNRGAIQIASFDIVGNEWRESPVTSGGSTYDPVSIAVVNTHDNPEYNQVQPPGVAGEIDPVSGLRAKEQSLVVRVNRLGTGESGTIWKVLPQGQQLNLLEYRRIKMFVRGGGYSGLLKDRYGRDVDIEMFVRFAEDTTTRNARYYEYSQRLRPGWADENLIDIEIDRLSGLKFLREQDSLRDYDILPDGDVIRVVGEPSLRNVRALAIGIKNHGQEITALDNIEVWVDELRVSDIHRDPGWAATGGLSVKAAKFLDVRATVSQSQADFHNLNQRTSSDQSDKAVGALSTTLQLGEFFDPRWGVTIPLRGEFRQDMAVPKYKPNSDVRISALEGEQTDLWGKFGRSILNRDRFAVDRTYESPLDSMIATGKTYSLSLNLSKSKKSESPWIRWTLDPLSMGGNYSEAWRSDYRTNLNYRGSKRGEASYGLSFEKPWEVPWLRWAENWPVIGKFSETMLRPLPASVNISGDGTESLDANKPRTGRLVEGYRFDITRRYGASWRLLPILGFDFNGSQGATRIPEDSSRARIARGLVRLDSSAYWSRDTIPVFDSLRYSQDLAREIERIESEVFWKLFNYHFIDNTLTQSYSASFTPQFVSWLGTEANYRSGYQWNWTNLTDPGARGVGVGSTFNTTLTFRLTQFTSGWGGDAGGAKGQAPGGPGNGTGWGGGQPGFPGSGKGGSSGKPGGTLPGEPQFDPQSGEILADPGTPGWDPASGDFPPPEQFSESPIPATEDTTGGKGSAAPSDTAREKKPLITPPNPLDLLKSGIKRLKDISYNFTLANDTRNYAVAEGQADFAYRLGFTRDTGLPTVPGYLFRNSFSNRQEHRVSSGYDITRNLAFTTLEYQIVNSRSVGNRENGTFQRTVFQYFGDDGISIKKFPLVNYTLRWSGWEKLPFIEQIASSVTLDQSFRGTMTETWERASPDSARRTNNVAYEKNFQPLLGINFAWKNGIGSSARYNWSQQVTDERLGNAVKNRSTTQSIQVQGSYTARGGFKIPLYIFKSLDLKNNTTFNLTYNNQLSKREGSAGGAPFSLSSETASWSLSPSMEYAFSNAVRGGFRYSYNVQRNLLTGRTRSQEFSFRVNISIRG; encoded by the coding sequence GTGTCCCCGGGGTTGGTGCGCGGCGGCGGCCGGATATATCGCTCCGGTCTGCTCGCGTTACTGGTATCGTTCGGTATAGCAAGAGCAGAGGTTGGCTTTCGCTATGTATCGCCTTACGACCACCTGATCGATCCGGTCCGGTTTCCCCCCCGGATCGGACTTTCGTCGTCGCCTCGCGATACAACGAAGATCGACACTTCCGCGGCGGCCGATAGCGCTGCGGCTGAGGCAGACTCGCTGCAGCCGGAGGAGAGCGCGCGCTACCAGGCGCCGTCCGATTCGCTCCTTCCTACACCTTCCGACTCGCTTCCCGATGATTCTTTAGGCACCTTCGCTCCGGATGACACCTCCGGACTCCTTCAGCCTGACACCGGTCGTCCGGCGCCGCTGAAGGATTCGGGAACGTTGCCATCGGGAACGGCAGCAGGCGTGACCGGGAGCGATACCGGGCCGCCCGGTACCCTCTCCGAAGCCCCTGCCGATAGCGCCAGGATGCGCCCGGTTCCGGTTCATCCGACCATCGTCCGATCCCTGGATCTGACCATTGAACAAAAGAGCGCCTACGACAGCAGCACCGGTTACGTGGTCCTGACCAACCGGTTTCCGGGCTTAAAGCAGCCTCACTCGGGAGCCCTTCCGCCGGATGACTATCTCCGCTTTCGCGCCCGCGCCGCGGACCGTGAGTCGCGCCGCAAGACGGTGCTCGGCAAGTATCCCAAGTCGGTCGAGAAGAGCGGCACCGGCATCGACATCCAAATCCCGGTCTTTCGCTCGCCGGGCGCCCAGCGCATCTTCGGCGGCTCCAACATCGGCCTCTCGGTAACCGGCAACATCGAGGTCTCGGGCGGCTTGACGACCGAACGCAAGAACGAGATCGCCCGTAACCAGAGCAGCCCGACGAACTATGTTTTCAAGGTCGATCAGAAGCAGCAGTTTAACATCAAGGGCAAGGTCGGGGAGAAGGTTTCGGTTGAGATCGATCAGGATTCGGAGAAACTGTTCGAGTTCGAGAACAGCCTCCGGGTTCGCTACAAGGGCGACGACGATGAAATCGTCAAGTCGGTCGAAGCCGGCAACGTCGATCTCTCGCTTCGCGGCGCGAGCCTGATCTCAGCCTCCAATCAGCATAAGGGACTCTTCGGGTTCAAGACCGAGTCGCAGTTGGGGCCGGTCAAACTGACCACCATCGCCAGCCTCGACAAAGGCGAAAAGAACGAGATCGAAATCTCCGGCGGTGCCCGTTCGGGCGGTCCGATAGCCATTCTGCCCAACACTTTTATCCAGTACCGTTACTACTTCCTCGACCTGGATTACCGTGAGAACTTCCGCCATTTCGACGCAAACCTGAACCATGTCGTCGATACGACGCTTGCGCCGACCATCGTCCGGCTCGATGTCTATAAGACCGTAATCGGCAATGCACCGGAGAACGAAAACGCCGTCCCGGGCTGGGCTTTTGTCAACCCGAGCGAGCCTTATCGGCCCGGTATGCAGACCGACGACGGGCACATCAAGGGCAACTACCTGCTCCTGCAGCCCGAGATCGACTACACCTTCAACCGCGACCTCGGCTACATTCGCCTGACCCGCTCGATCGACGACCGAACCACGCTGGCAGTCTCCTACACGACTTCGCGCGGCAACTTCGGCGATCCCAGCCCGGCCGACAATACCGAAGAGAACCCGTTCATTCTAAAGTTGATCCAACGGGCTTCGCCTCAGCCGACCGACGTCACCTGGCCGCTGATGTGGCGCAACGTCTATGACCTGCGGTCCACTTCGATCAACGAGGAGGCTTTCAACGGGCGCATCCTCTTTCGGTCGGGCGGACAGGCCGGGGAAGGCTCCGAGACGGGAATAGACGCCGCCGGCAATCAGCGGACCTTTCTGGCTATCTTCGGCCTCGATCAGTTCACCACCTCCGGCCCCGGCGAAGACGGCAGGATCGACGGCAAATTCGTCAACTTCCCTCTGGGCGAACTCGTCTTCCCCGACCTGCAGCCCTTTGCTCCGATAGGATGGTTCAAGGGCGGAGTGCCTCGGCCGGTTCTGCTTGTGGAGCGCGATTCGCTCCTCTATTACACCGTCCAGCAGCAACTGAATCAGGTGCCGAGCGACTTTCGCATCGAGGTAACCTACAGCAGCACCAGCGCCACCTATGACCTCGGCATCGGCGTCCTGGAGGGCTCGGAGGAAGTGCTGCTAAGCGGAGCGCGTCTTTCGCGCGGAACGGACTACACGGTGGACTACCTCTCGGGGACGCTCACCATCTTGCGCCGGGATGCGTTAATGCCGGGTGCAGACCTGAAAATCCGTTATGAGAAGGGGCAACTCTTCCAACTCGACACCAAGACGATGCTCGGAATAAGGGCTGAGTATGATCTGGGCAACAACTCGTTCCTCGCCGGGACGCTGCTCAACTTGAACCAGAAGACGCTCGACACCCGGGTCCGGGTCGGCGGCGAACCGCTCAGCAACACCGTCTGGGGGCTCAATACCCGCCTCAACTTCAGCGCTCCGTTTCTCACCTCTGCCGTCAATGCGCTGCCGTTGCTATCGACCGATGCGCCTTCTTCGATCGAGGTCTCGGCGGAGGTGGCTCAGGTGCTCCCCAACCCGAACAACCTCAACTCCCCGGCAACGGGCGACAACAGCGGCGTCGCCTACATCGACGACTTTGAGTCGATCAAGCGCGCCACACCGCTCGGACTGACGCGACGGCAATGGAACCACGCCTCCTACCCTACCGAGGACTCCCGTGGTGGGGGGCGGTGGCTCCGTCAGCGCGGGCGGGTGATCTGGTATGAGCCCGATCCGGTGAAGGTGAGCGAAATCTGGCCCGATCGCGAGACTCAGGCTCAGAACTCGACGACCAATGTGCTGAAGGTGGAGTTTCAGCCCTGGTGGACGCAGTGGGGCGCCGCTCTACCTGATGGGATCGACCCGACCAAGTCGTGGGGGGGGATTATGCGCTACCTCGGGGCGGGATATTCCGACCAGTCACAGTCGAAGTACATCGAAATCTGGCTGCATCGCGGCACGGCGGTGAACGGGTCGATCTATATCGACCTGGGCCGCATCAGTGAGGATGTCATTCCCGACGGGCGCTTGAACAGCGAGGACAAGCCTCGCCCCGGATTCCAGACCGGAGACGGCATCCTGAACCCCGGCGAAGACACCGGCATCGACGGCGTTGCGGGAACCGATCCCGCCGACGCCGCCCCCATCAACGGCCTCGATCAGCCGCCGCTTCCCTCCTATGATGATTTCAGTTACAGTTTCTCGACCCGGAGCGACTATTCGCATATTAACGGCAGCGAAGGCAATGGCTCGGGGGTAGTCCTCGAGGGCGGCTATGTTCCCGATACCGAAGACCTTAACGGTAACAACTTCCTCGATCAGAACAATGAATACTTCCGTTACCGGATCGACCTCACCGAGGGCGACCAGAACCGCTATATCGTCGGCGGTCTGGGGCGTCGCGCCGACGGCCGCGACACCGGCTGGAGGCTATACCGGATACCGCTTGCGGACACCCTGGGCTTTACCATCGGGCGGGCGAGCCTGACCCAGATCGAATTCGTCCGACTCTGGTTCAATGGGCTTCCCAACCGCGGTGCAATTCAGATCGCTTCGTTCGATATCGTCGGCAACGAGTGGCGGGAAAGCCCGGTTACCAGCGGCGGCAGCACCTACGACCCGGTCTCGATAGCGGTCGTCAACACCCACGACAACCCGGAGTATAATCAAGTCCAGCCGCCGGGGGTTGCCGGTGAGATCGATCCCGTCTCGGGGCTGCGCGCCAAGGAACAGTCGCTCGTTGTCCGTGTCAACCGGCTCGGAACGGGGGAGTCGGGCACCATCTGGAAGGTTCTTCCGCAGGGTCAGCAACTGAACCTGCTCGAATACCGCCGGATCAAGATGTTCGTCCGCGGCGGAGGCTATTCCGGGCTGCTAAAGGACCGCTACGGGCGCGACGTCGATATCGAGATGTTTGTCCGCTTCGCGGAGGATACGACGACCCGTAATGCACGTTACTATGAGTATTCCCAGCGCCTGCGTCCGGGCTGGGCTGACGAGAACCTGATCGACATTGAGATCGACCGCCTCTCGGGGCTGAAGTTCCTGCGCGAACAAGACTCGCTAAGGGACTACGACATCCTGCCCGACGGCGACGTGATCCGGGTCGTTGGCGAGCCGTCGCTGCGCAACGTCCGCGCCCTCGCCATCGGTATCAAGAACCATGGTCAGGAGATCACCGCCCTCGACAACATCGAGGTCTGGGTCGATGAACTGCGCGTTTCCGACATCCATCGCGATCCGGGCTGGGCGGCGACCGGAGGCTTAAGCGTCAAAGCGGCGAAGTTTCTCGACGTAAGGGCTACGGTCAGTCAGAGCCAGGCCGATTTTCACAACCTGAACCAGCGCACCAGTTCCGACCAGAGCGACAAAGCCGTCGGGGCGCTCTCGACAACCCTGCAGTTGGGGGAGTTTTTCGATCCGAGGTGGGGGGTGACTATTCCTCTCAGAGGCGAGTTTCGACAGGATATGGCGGTCCCAAAGTATAAGCCCAACAGCGATGTGCGCATCTCAGCACTGGAAGGTGAGCAAACCGACCTATGGGGCAAGTTTGGACGGTCCATTCTAAATCGCGACCGGTTCGCCGTCGATCGGACCTACGAGTCGCCGCTCGACTCGATGATCGCGACCGGCAAGACCTATTCGCTCTCGCTCAACCTCTCCAAAAGCAAGAAGTCGGAATCGCCCTGGATTCGCTGGACGCTCGATCCGCTCAGTATGGGCGGCAATTACAGCGAAGCCTGGCGGAGCGACTACCGGACGAATCTCAACTACCGGGGGAGCAAGCGCGGAGAAGCCTCTTACGGCCTATCGTTTGAGAAGCCGTGGGAGGTGCCGTGGCTCCGGTGGGCTGAGAACTGGCCGGTGATCGGAAAGTTCTCCGAAACGATGCTCAGGCCGCTTCCGGCGTCAGTGAACATTTCGGGCGACGGCACCGAATCGCTCGACGCCAACAAGCCACGCACCGGACGACTGGTCGAGGGCTACAGGTTCGACATCACCCGCCGGTATGGTGCATCGTGGCGTCTCCTTCCGATCCTCGGCTTCGACTTCAACGGCTCGCAGGGCGCTACCCGGATACCGGAAGATTCGTCCCGGGCTCGCATCGCGCGCGGCCTCGTAAGGCTCGACAGCAGCGCCTATTGGTCGCGGGACACGATTCCCGTCTTCGACTCGCTGCGGTATAGCCAGGATCTGGCGCGTGAGATCGAGCGCATCGAGAGCGAAGTTTTCTGGAAACTCTTCAACTACCATTTCATCGACAACACCCTGACCCAGAGTTACTCGGCGTCGTTTACGCCGCAGTTCGTAAGTTGGCTTGGCACTGAGGCGAACTATCGCTCGGGTTACCAATGGAATTGGACCAACCTGACCGATCCGGGTGCGCGCGGCGTCGGAGTAGGCAGCACGTTCAATACGACGCTCACCTTTCGGTTGACGCAGTTCACAAGCGGGTGGGGAGGCGACGCCGGAGGCGCCAAAGGGCAGGCTCCCGGCGGTCCGGGCAACGGCACCGGTTGGGGCGGCGGCCAGCCCGGCTTTCCCGGCAGCGGCAAGGGCGGTAGCAGTGGCAAGCCCGGAGGCACACTGCCCGGCGAGCCGCAGTTCGATCCACAGAGCGGCGAGATACTCGCCGACCCGGGGACCCCCGGCTGGGACCCGGCTTCCGGGGACTTTCCGCCGCCTGAACAGTTCAGCGAAAGTCCAATTCCGGCGACGGAAGACACCACGGGCGGCAAGGGATCTGCGGCTCCATCCGATACCGCCAGGGAGAAGAAGCCGCTCATCACCCCGCCTAATCCACTCGACCTGCTGAAAAGCGGTATAAAGCGGTTGAAGGACATCTCCTACAATTTCACGCTTGCCAACGACACCCGGAACTACGCCGTCGCCGAAGGTCAGGCTGACTTCGCCTACCGGCTCGGCTTCACCCGCGATACCGGCTTGCCGACGGTGCCCGGTTACCTCTTTCGCAACAGTTTCAGCAACCGGCAGGAGCACCGTGTTTCGAGTGGGTATGACATCACGCGGAACCTCGCTTTCACCACGCTCGAATACCAGATCGTCAACTCGCGCTCGGTCGGCAATCGCGAGAACGGCACCTTTCAGCGAACGGTCTTCCAATACTTTGGCGACGACGGCATATCGATCAAGAAGTTTCCGCTGGTCAACTACACCCTGCGCTGGTCGGGCTGGGAGAAACTGCCCTTTATCGAGCAAATCGCCAGTTCGGTGACGCTCGACCAGTCGTTTCGGGGGACGATGACCGAGACCTGGGAGCGCGCCAGTCCCGATTCGGCGCGCCGGACCAACAACGTCGCCTACGAGAAGAACTTTCAGCCGCTGTTGGGGATCAACTTCGCCTGGAAGAACGGCATCGGATCGAGCGCGCGATACAACTGGTCGCAGCAGGTTACCGACGAGCGGCTTGGGAATGCGGTGAAGAACCGTTCGACGACGCAGAGCATACAGGTGCAGGGGAGTTACACCGCCCGCGGCGGTTTCAAGATACCGCTTTACATCTTCAAGTCGCTCGACCTGAAGAACAACACGACCTTCAACCTTACCTATAACAACCAATTATCGAAACGGGAGGGGTCGGCCGGCGGAGCGCCCTTCTCGCTCTCGTCCGAGACTGCTTCGTGGAGCCTTTCGCCGTCAATGGAGTATGCCTTCTCCAACGCCGTCCGGGGCGGCTTCCGTTATTCCTACAACGTCCAGCGCAATCTCCTGACCGGCCGGACGCGGTCGCAGGAGTTCTCTTTCCGGGTCAACATCTCGATTCGGGGATAG
- a CDS encoding beta-ketoacyl-ACP synthase 3, which translates to MTNGLGIGYLGVGRYLPERVLTNADLERIVDTSDEWIVQRTGIKTRRIMGPGESVATMAIGAAREALARSGVSPDQISIVRVGVNTHLKFPSLASTVQDALGISNASASDISAGCSAFIFAVEEIYNRLAFEKLSTGREAYGLAVGVDGLSLITDWSDRATCVLFGDGAGAAVIGPVEAGGILATYTRTQGQYADLLYLDDFLSSPLDDNPLSPSFAFRHRNGTPYPFLHMEGRKVFQVAVRSMMSDIRSVIDRYNLISGGQLTLDDIEYVIPHQANHRIVSAVAEGLKLPPEQVYSEGVVNYGNTSAASIPIGYVDQLGKRPGALEVDVAFGAGFASGAILRRNGG; encoded by the coding sequence ATGACAAATGGACTTGGCATCGGCTACCTCGGCGTCGGGAGGTATCTGCCCGAGCGTGTCCTGACGAATGCCGACCTGGAACGGATCGTCGATACGTCCGACGAGTGGATCGTGCAGCGCACCGGCATCAAGACGAGGCGTATCATGGGGCCGGGGGAGTCGGTTGCCACGATGGCTATCGGTGCCGCGCGGGAGGCGCTGGCGAGGTCGGGCGTCTCGCCGGATCAGATAAGCATCGTCCGGGTCGGCGTCAACACACACCTGAAGTTCCCGAGTCTGGCTTCGACCGTTCAAGACGCGCTCGGTATATCGAATGCATCAGCGTCGGACATATCGGCTGGCTGCTCGGCGTTCATCTTCGCTGTTGAGGAGATCTACAACCGCCTCGCCTTCGAGAAACTCTCCACCGGCCGGGAGGCGTATGGCCTCGCCGTCGGCGTCGATGGGCTGTCGCTCATCACCGACTGGAGCGACCGAGCGACCTGCGTCCTCTTCGGCGACGGCGCGGGGGCGGCGGTGATCGGCCCGGTCGAAGCGGGCGGGATCCTTGCCACCTATACCCGGACGCAGGGGCAGTATGCCGACCTCCTCTACCTTGACGACTTCCTATCGAGTCCGCTTGACGACAACCCTCTATCGCCCAGCTTTGCCTTTCGGCATCGCAACGGAACGCCTTACCCGTTCCTCCACATGGAGGGTAGGAAGGTCTTTCAGGTGGCGGTGCGCTCGATGATGTCCGACATCCGGTCGGTAATCGACCGTTACAACCTGATCAGCGGCGGGCAGTTGACCCTGGACGACATCGAGTATGTGATCCCGCATCAAGCCAATCACCGGATCGTCTCGGCAGTTGCGGAGGGATTGAAACTGCCGCCCGAACAGGTCTATTCTGAGGGAGTGGTGAACTACGGGAACACCTCGGCGGCTTCGATCCCGATCGGGTATGTCGATCAACTGGGCAAACGGCCCGGGGCGCTGGAGGTCGATGTGGCGTTCGGAGCGGGCTTTGCCAGCGGAGCGATACTAAGAAGGAATGGCGGGTGA
- a CDS encoding ORF6N domain-containing protein has protein sequence MSIPGEVVSKERVEERILTIRGVRVVIDRDLAKLYGVTTRVLNQAAKRNIERFPEDFRFQLTQKERSEVITKCDHLADLRFSPSLPYAFTEHGAIMAASVLNSEQAIALSIFVVRAFVKLREYAYTTQALEARLTELEQRVTDHDSHIQEIVQAIRQLMLPPMPTSKRRMGF, from the coding sequence GTGAGTATTCCCGGCGAAGTTGTTTCAAAGGAACGTGTCGAGGAACGCATCCTCACCATCCGCGGTGTTAGGGTGGTGATCGATCGCGATTTGGCAAAACTCTATGGGGTCACGACGCGCGTCTTGAACCAAGCCGCCAAGCGGAATATTGAGCGATTCCCGGAGGATTTTCGATTCCAACTGACTCAAAAAGAGCGGTCAGAGGTGATCACAAAATGTGACCACCTCGCGGATCTTAGGTTCTCGCCAAGTCTTCCCTACGCCTTCACGGAGCATGGCGCGATCATGGCGGCAAGTGTCCTGAACAGTGAGCAGGCTATAGCGCTCAGTATCTTTGTTGTAAGAGCATTTGTCAAATTGCGAGAATATGCCTATACGACGCAAGCCTTGGAAGCTCGCCTAACTGAACTCGAGCAACGGGTTACAGATCACGACAGCCATATACAAGAGATCGTTCAAGCTATACGGCAATTAATGCTGCCGCCTATGCCGACATCCAAGCGAAGAATGGGGTTTTAA
- a CDS encoding chromosome segregation protein SMC codes for MQDSQNTQEDSNAAAPPAQAAAGEPKDTRLIREITLKNILSFGPDTEPFELKPLNVLIGPNGGGKSNLIDCIGLMRATPETYDNDPASTISRSGSIIEWIWKGAPQNPAFIEMRVENPHGRKLPIHHRLSFRQQDQRTVTVDEMIGSKYDQSAPGPYWVYEFRSGHPRLMTLREQTPTEESRALNKGSFDPNLSILAQISISDVERYPSLIHLVQSYRKIRVYREWSLGRRTDSRNPELADSRNDILLENLSNLALRLNRLWRTKARDRIELALSDVYEDARSVFFNIEAGTVQLFLQEKWDIPRTRLSDGTLRYLCLLAILCDPDPPPLICIEEPELGLHPDIVGKLGELLVEASMRTQLIITTHSDILLEAIGEEDPTSVVVCEKHDGKTMLHRLTPEDIEPYKENYRLGDLWLRGGIGGTRW; via the coding sequence ATGCAAGATTCGCAGAACACTCAAGAGGATTCCAACGCTGCCGCTCCACCAGCCCAAGCCGCTGCTGGCGAACCCAAGGACACCCGCCTGATCCGCGAGATCACGCTGAAGAATATCCTCTCGTTCGGGCCGGACACCGAGCCGTTCGAACTGAAGCCGCTCAATGTGCTCATCGGGCCCAATGGGGGCGGGAAGAGTAATCTGATAGATTGTATTGGGTTGATGCGGGCGACGCCAGAGACCTATGATAATGATCCTGCAAGCACTATCAGCAGAAGCGGTTCGATCATTGAATGGATTTGGAAGGGCGCCCCTCAGAATCCTGCCTTCATTGAAATGCGCGTCGAAAATCCCCATGGTAGAAAACTCCCTATTCATCACCGGTTATCTTTTAGGCAACAAGACCAACGGACGGTAACAGTGGATGAGATGATCGGCTCCAAGTATGATCAGTCTGCACCGGGTCCGTATTGGGTTTATGAGTTTAGGAGTGGTCATCCTCGTCTAATGACACTTCGAGAGCAGACTCCAACGGAAGAGTCGCGTGCGCTCAATAAGGGCTCATTTGATCCTAATCTCTCAATTCTGGCTCAAATTAGCATTAGCGATGTGGAACGTTATCCTTCGCTTATTCATCTTGTACAATCCTATCGAAAAATTCGAGTATATCGGGAATGGTCATTAGGTAGGCGTACAGATTCTCGCAATCCCGAACTCGCTGATTCAAGAAACGATATCCTGCTTGAGAATCTATCGAACTTGGCATTACGCTTGAATCGATTGTGGAGAACTAAAGCGAGAGACCGGATAGAGCTGGCATTATCTGATGTTTACGAGGATGCCCGAAGCGTCTTCTTCAACATCGAAGCAGGAACTGTGCAGTTGTTTCTTCAAGAGAAATGGGATATTCCACGCACCCGCCTCTCCGACGGCACTTTGCGGTATCTTTGCCTGCTCGCGATTCTCTGTGACCCCGATCCACCGCCGCTCATTTGCATCGAAGAGCCGGAACTGGGGCTGCATCCGGATATTGTCGGGAAACTTGGCGAATTGCTGGTCGAAGCCTCCATGCGGACGCAACTTATCATCACAACCCACTCGGATATTTTGCTCGAGGCTATTGGTGAGGAAGACCCGACCTCTGTAGTGGTCTGTGAGAAGCACGATGGAAAGACCATGCTTCATCGCCTAACACCAGAAGATATCGAACCTTATAAGGAAAACTATCGACTTGGAGACCTTTGGCTGCGGGGAGGTATTGGGGGAACTCGTTGGTAA
- a CDS encoding DUF4276 family protein gives MAAGRYWGNSLVKNVIYLEGSPSGPDSKNLQRKCKEAFRKLFENCGFVDSMPRLFASGSRDNAFRDFTNSIQQHTGYVAMLIDSEGPIADAEKPWDHLKKRDKSWKKPKSAIDEQVLLMTTCQETWVLADLQAKRGDKVDVNLEEVVKEEIKARLDKVSDSKYDKSSGIQFEFVGAIDPDNLMPLPSFARMIRILKKFLTAV, from the coding sequence TTGGCTGCGGGGAGGTATTGGGGGAACTCGTTGGTAAAGAATGTCATCTACTTAGAGGGGAGTCCATCTGGTCCTGATTCCAAAAATCTGCAGAGGAAATGCAAAGAGGCATTTCGAAAATTGTTTGAGAACTGCGGTTTTGTGGATTCAATGCCGAGACTATTTGCGTCTGGTAGCAGGGACAACGCATTTAGGGATTTTACGAACAGTATTCAGCAACACACTGGTTATGTCGCTATGCTTATCGATAGTGAGGGTCCAATCGCCGACGCCGAAAAGCCCTGGGACCATCTAAAGAAGCGCGACAAAAGTTGGAAAAAGCCCAAGAGCGCGATTGATGAGCAAGTTTTGCTGATGACTACTTGTCAAGAGACCTGGGTGCTGGCGGATTTGCAGGCTAAACGCGGTGACAAGGTCGATGTGAATTTAGAAGAGGTGGTCAAAGAGGAGATAAAAGCCCGTTTGGACAAGGTCAGCGATAGCAAGTATGACAAGTCCAGTGGCATACAGTTTGAATTCGTTGGCGCGATCGATCCTGATAACCTGATGCCCCTTCCCTCTTTTGCCCGCATGATCAGGATACTAAAGAAGTTCTTAACCGCTGTCTGA
- a CDS encoding DUF420 domain-containing protein encodes MNLDLTDLPTLNALLNATSALILTFGYIAIKRRGDIRRHKRLMLAALAVSALFLISYLIYHNAVGSVPYPKHDWTRPLYFAILIPHVILAALMVPFVVAAVILGLRGRYRAHVRITRVLWPVWMFVSASGVAVYLMLYRF; translated from the coding sequence ATGAACCTTGACCTCACCGACCTCCCGACTCTAAACGCACTTCTGAACGCAACGAGTGCCTTGATTCTAACTTTCGGCTACATTGCCATCAAGCGCCGCGGCGACATCCGGCGCCACAAGCGGTTGATGCTGGCGGCGCTGGCAGTATCGGCGCTCTTCCTGATCTCCTACCTCATCTACCACAACGCCGTCGGGTCGGTGCCCTATCCGAAGCACGATTGGACGCGGCCGCTCTACTTTGCGATCCTCATCCCTCACGTGATTCTGGCGGCTCTGATGGTGCCGTTCGTTGTGGCGGCGGTGATACTGGGCTTAAGAGGCCGCTATCGGGCGCACGTCCGTATCACGCGGGTTCTCTGGCCGGTCTGGATGTTCGTCTCGGCGAGCGGCGTCGCGGTCTATCTGATGCTTTACCGATTCTAA